The Trichosurus vulpecula isolate mTriVul1 chromosome 4, mTriVul1.pri, whole genome shotgun sequence genome contains a region encoding:
- the MRPL10 gene encoding 39S ribosomal protein L10, mitochondrial has translation MAGAVVGALGRRLWLRTGQLPTIQTVRHGSKAVTRHFRPMHFERQKLMALTQYVPPKPAVSPHCLPSPPAPPSEELGLNRLLRREVTEVFRKNRMIAVCQNVALSAEDKLLVRHQLRKHNISVKVFPNSILKLFLAESKYQNLLPLFVGHNMLLVSSEPKAKEMLRVLKSVPVLPLLGGCIDDTILSYKGFLNYSKLPSQSLMQGELLGGLTVLPSQTHSLLQHQPLRLTALLDQYIRQQHKDDVKVPSTGEPASADPVTDT, from the exons ATGGCGGGGGCTGTGGTTGGGGCGCTGGGACGCCGGCTCTGGCTCCGAACTG GCCAGCTGCCCACCATCCAGACTGTTCGCCATGGTTCCAAAGCTGTCACCCGACATTTTCGACCTATGCACTTTGAGCGACAGAAGCTGATGGCACTGACCCAGTATGTCCCCCCCAAACCTGCCGTTTCCCCACATTGTCTGCCCTCACCTCCCGCACCACCCTCGGAG GAGTTGGGCTTGAATCGACTGCTCCGGAGGGAAGTGAcagaagttttcagaaaaaaccGAATGATTGCTGTGTGTCAGAATGTGGCCCTGAGTGCTGAGGACAAGCTCCTTGTCAGGCACCAGCTTCGGAAACACAACATCTCTGtgaaagtctttcccaattcA ATCCTGAAGCTGTTCCTGGCGGAATCCAAGTACCAAAACCTGCTGCCTCTCTTTGTTGGGCATAACATGCTGCTAGTGAGCTCAGAACCCAAGGCCAAGGAGATGCTTCGGGTCTTGAAGAGTGTGCCTGTCCTACCACTACTTG GTGGCTGCATTGATGACACCATCCTCAGCTATAAAGGTTTCCTGAACTACTCCAAACTGCCCTCGCAGTCTTTGATGCAGGGGGAGCTGTTAGGGGGCCTGACTGTCCTGCCGTCTCAGACCCACTCTCTCCTGCAGCACCAGCCCCTTCGGCTGACTGCCTTGTTGGATCAGTACATCAGACAGCAGCACAAAGACGACGTCAAAGTGCCCAGCACTGGGGAGCCAGCTTCCGCTGACCCTGTAACAGACACTTAG
- the LRRC46 gene encoding leucine-rich repeat-containing protein 46 has product MHGVVPAQSPVGVYISDALIAKRNLAFTKDEDPSAVRPRALATLQTVRLDREGISCIGNLEGLRAIHSLYLQENEIQRIENLDCLPCLRFLTLAGNKIQQVENLHGLQQLQLLDLSHNQIATLQLAEFPRNLLVLNLSGNDCTKQDGYREMVTESLPRLLDLDGERVPGWEDPEEEDKATDPQDEFPELSDPFCAERGFFEELELELATNRDRRLREALMEHEMRMTFKPVTTDLSMLPGAPLPKSHSPSSVSEQDTAGASPTAISPGQISAVRKPRGLDSQRQRNTVQVEKRGRLTTGPQAKVQCATRMATIRAKK; this is encoded by the exons ATGCATGGAG TTGTTCCTGCTCAGAGCCCTGTGGGTGTCTACATTTCTGATGCCCTCATTGCCAAGAGGAATTTGGCCTTCACAAAAGATGAGGATCCTTCAGCGGTGAG GCCTCGGGCTCTGGCTACACTGCAGACTGTCCGCCTAGACCGAGAGGGCATCAGTTGTATAGGAAACTTGGAGGGCCTCCGAGCCATTCACAGTCTCTACCTCCAAGAG AACGAGATCCAGCGAATTGAGAACTTAGACTGTCTCCCTTGCTTACG cttCCTAACCCTGGCAGGAAACAAGATCCAACAGGTAGAAAACCTTCATGGGCTCCAGCAGCTGCAGCTCTTGGACTTGTCTCACAACCAAATTGCAACATTGCAACTAG CTGAGTTTCCCAGGAACCTCCTAGTCCTTAATCTTTCTGGGAATGACTGTACCAAGCAGGATGGCTACAG GGAAATGGTGACAGAGTCCTTACCTAGGCTTCTAGATCTAGATGGTGAGAGGGTGCCTGGATGGGAGGACCCAGAGGAGGAGGACAAAGCGACAGACCCCCAGGACGAGTTCCCTGAGTTGAGTGACCCCTTCTGTGCTGAACGAG GCTTTTTCGAGGAACTGGAACTGGAGCTGGCCACCAATAGGGACAGGAGACTAAGGGAGGCCCTGATGGAGCATGAGATGAGGATGACATTCAAGCCTGTGACCACTGACCTCTCAATGCTGCCAGGGGCCCCTCTGCCCAAGAGCCACAGCCCATCCTCAGTGTCTGAGCAAGACACAGCAGGGGCCAGCCCCACTGCCATTTCCCCTGGGCAAATTTCTGCGGTCAGGAAACCCCGTGGCCTAGACAGCCAGCGGCAGAGAAACACAGTCCaggtggagaaaaggggaaggcTGACCACAGGCCCCCAAGCCAAGGTTCAATGTGCTACCAGAATGGCAACCATCAGAGCCAAGAAATAA
- the SCRN2 gene encoding secernin-2 encodes MASPDRSDDPCSCDCFVSLPPASAIPAVIFAKNSDRPRDEVQEVVLVPSGTHAPGSRLQCTYIEVDQVERTHAVILSRPAWLWGAEMGANERGVCIGNEAVWTQEPVGQEEALLGMDLLRLGLERGSSAQEALKVITNLLEQYGQGGSCREDPTPFCYHNTFLLADRKEAWVLETAGKLWAAQRIQEGARNISNQLSIGTDITAEHPELRAHAQKQGWWDGQATFDFAHVFSLVHQPVRMEAAKARFRAGQELLKQQQGGITAMTMMGILRNKESGICMDSGGFRTTASMVSVLPRDPTQPCFHFLTATPDPSRSVFKPFVFGAGVAQAPQVLSPTFGDKDPVRIHPRFQTQVDRRHPLYLEHQAALGQMESDQERGLQLQKKQQDLEQEGQEALRKLLAGESALSPQQLASLFQAFVEKESQAYGQQP; translated from the exons ATGGCATCTCCAGATCGATCCGATGACCCCTGCTCCTGCGACTGTTTTGTCTCCCTCCCCCCGGCCTCCGCCATCCCTGcggtcatctttgccaagaactcAGACCGGCCCCGGGATGAGGTGCAGGAGGTGGTGTTGGTCCCTTCCGGAACCCATGCCCCAGGGAGCCGGCTCCAG TGCACATACATCGAGGTGGATCAAGTGGAGAGAACCCATGCAGTGATCCTGAGCCGGCCAGCCTGGCTGTGGGGGGCCGAGATGGGTGCCAACGAACGTGGTGTCTGCATTGGCAATGAAGCCGTGTGGACACAGGAGCCGGTGGGTCAGGAAGAGGCCCTTCTCGGCATGGACCTGCTCAG GCTAGGATTGGAACGGGGCAGCTCAGCTCAGGAAGCCTTGAAGGTCATCACCAACTTGCTGGAGCAATATGGGCAGGGGGGTAGCTGCCGAGAGGACCCCACCCCCTTCTGCTACCACAACACTTTTTTGCTGGCTGACCGGAAAGAGGCCTGGGTGTTGGAAACAGCTGGGAAGCTATGGGCTGCACAGAGGATCCAAG AGGGTGCCCGGAACATCTCCAACCAACTGAGCATTGGCACAGACATCACCGCCGAACACCCGGAGCTGCGGGCCCATGCCCAGAAACAGGGCTGGTGGGATGGGCAAGCTACCTTTGACTTTGCCCACGTCTTCTCACTGGTTCATCAACCTGTGCGCATGGAGGCTGCCAAGGCCCGATTCCGAGCTGGCCAGGAACTCCTGAAGCAGCAGCAAG GTGGCATCACGGCTATGACAATGATGGGCATCCTTCGGAATAAGGAGAGTGGTATCTGTATGGATTCTGGAGGTTTCCGAACTACAGCCAGCATGGTGTCTGTCCTGCCCCGGGACCCCACCCAGCCCTGTTTCCATTTCCTCACTGCCACACCAGATCCCTCCAG ATCAGTGTTCAAACCCTTTGTGTTTGGGGCTGGGGTGGCTCAGGCCCCCCAGGTGTTGTCCCCTACTTTTGGGGACAAAGATCCTGTCCGGATTCACCCACGCTTTCAGACCCAGGTGGATCGCCGACACCCACTCTACCTTGAGCACCAAGCAGCCCTGGGACAGATGGAGAGTGACCAG GAACGAGGACTGCAGCTCCAGAAGAAACAGCAGGATCTGGAGCAGGAAGGACAGGAGGCTCTGAGAAAGCTACTAGCTGGGGAAAGCGCTCTGTCTCCCCAGCAGCTGGCCAGCCTCTTCCAGGCCTTTGTAGAAAAGGAGAGCCAAGCTTATGGCCAACAACCATAG